A part of Thermococcus sp. SY098 genomic DNA contains:
- a CDS encoding inorganic phosphate transporter: MAWTIGANDAANSMSTAVGAGAITPKQAVIIAGVLEFTGAYFFGKSVTETIRKGIIDPSKITEPSVLIYGSIAALLAAALWLLMATKFGLPVSTTHSIIGGIVGYGIVYAGIDVVNWGKMAQVIASWILSPIFGAIMAFMVFKAISRTILQSENPVKSAKNYSPVWIGLAFVVIGSMFYIKVLHGKSLLIAVIKFGIPAGFAAFLVSFMLLRRNFKTADPYLGAESIFKKVQVLTSAYVALSHGANDVANAIGPVAAVYAVATMGLAGMKVPVPRWILAMGGLGIAVGVATYGYKVMETVGKKITELTNTRGFSIDFSAATVVLIASWLGLPISTTHTVVGAVIGVGLARGVKAINKDIVKNIVISWFVTVPIAAIISGIIFKILMVV; encoded by the coding sequence ATGGCATGGACAATAGGAGCAAATGATGCCGCAAATTCAATGAGCACGGCAGTTGGTGCTGGGGCAATAACTCCAAAGCAAGCTGTTATAATTGCAGGAGTTTTAGAGTTCACTGGGGCCTATTTCTTTGGAAAGAGCGTCACAGAGACAATAAGAAAAGGCATAATTGATCCCTCCAAAATAACCGAGCCATCTGTTCTGATCTACGGTTCGATAGCAGCTCTGCTTGCAGCAGCTTTGTGGCTTCTCATGGCTACAAAATTTGGACTGCCGGTGTCAACAACGCACTCCATCATAGGCGGAATAGTAGGATATGGAATTGTGTATGCAGGTATTGATGTAGTTAACTGGGGAAAGATGGCTCAAGTGATAGCAAGCTGGATCCTTTCACCAATTTTTGGAGCAATAATGGCATTTATGGTCTTTAAAGCAATTTCCAGGACAATCCTGCAGAGTGAAAATCCAGTGAAGAGCGCCAAAAACTACTCACCGGTGTGGATTGGGTTAGCGTTTGTTGTTATAGGGTCGATGTTCTACATAAAAGTACTTCACGGAAAATCACTGCTGATAGCAGTAATAAAGTTTGGAATTCCAGCAGGTTTTGCCGCATTTCTCGTGAGTTTTATGCTTCTGAGAAGGAATTTCAAAACAGCAGATCCCTATCTCGGTGCAGAATCCATCTTTAAGAAAGTTCAGGTTCTAACATCGGCTTATGTTGCTCTATCCCATGGAGCCAATGACGTTGCCAACGCAATCGGCCCGGTGGCAGCTGTTTATGCTGTTGCCACAATGGGACTTGCTGGAATGAAGGTTCCAGTGCCGAGATGGATCCTGGCAATGGGTGGTTTGGGGATTGCAGTTGGTGTAGCCACATACGGCTACAAGGTTATGGAAACCGTTGGAAAGAAAATCACGGAGCTGACGAACACAAGAGGCTTCAGCATTGATTTTTCAGCCGCAACTGTCGTTTTGATAGCTTCATGGCTTGGACTCCCAATTTCAACTACACATACAGTGGTTGGAGCGGTAATTGGCGTGGGATTGGCAAGGGGAGTAAAGGCAATAAACAAAGACATTGTTAAAAATATAGTAATTTCATGGTTTGTTACCGTACCCATAGCCGCTATTATCAGCGGAATAATATTCAAGATATTGATGGTGGTGTGA
- the upp gene encoding uracil phosphoribosyltransferase, with the protein MIADKRWKGVYSFEDSPFLMEILTELRNKHTGAIEFRKGLVKLGRYMGYELTKTMEFEKVEIETPLEKTEGIIAKDRKNVVIVTVLRAAIPLMEGLIKVFEHARVGIVSASRGKAPKFEIEMNYIKIPEIKPEDTVIIADPMIATGSTLLKVIEEVRKYGTPKRLIVLGVLAAPEGISRIKGAYPEVEVFVTKIDRELNDHGYILPGLGDAGDRAFGAPIKTAKK; encoded by the coding sequence ATGATAGCTGACAAGAGATGGAAAGGTGTTTATTCGTTTGAAGACTCACCATTTTTAATGGAAATTCTTACAGAGCTCAGGAATAAGCATACGGGTGCAATAGAGTTCAGAAAGGGCTTAGTAAAGCTTGGCAGATATATGGGCTATGAGCTGACAAAAACTATGGAGTTTGAAAAAGTCGAAATTGAGACCCCATTAGAAAAGACAGAAGGAATAATAGCTAAAGACAGAAAGAATGTTGTGATTGTGACTGTTCTCAGAGCAGCAATTCCTCTTATGGAGGGTCTGATAAAGGTTTTCGAGCATGCAAGAGTCGGCATAGTTTCAGCATCAAGAGGCAAAGCGCCAAAGTTTGAGATAGAAATGAATTACATTAAGATCCCAGAGATTAAGCCTGAGGACACCGTAATAATTGCGGACCCCATGATAGCGACTGGTTCAACGTTGCTGAAAGTGATTGAGGAAGTCAGGAAATACGGAACTCCAAAGCGCTTGATTGTTCTTGGAGTTTTAGCAGCGCCAGAGGGGATAAGCAGAATTAAAGGAGCATATCCAGAAGTTGAGGTATTTGTGACAAAGATTGACCGGGAACTTAACGACCACGGTTACATCCTTCCAGGACTTGGGGATGCCGGAGATAGGGCTTTTGGTGCACCAATTAAAACAGCGAAAAAATAA
- a CDS encoding Lrp/AsnC family transcriptional regulator: protein MVTAFILMVTAAGKEREVMEKLLAMPEVKEAYVVYGEYDLIVKVETDTLKDLDQFITEKIRKMPEIQMTSTMIAI, encoded by the coding sequence ATGGTGACAGCATTTATTTTGATGGTGACAGCCGCTGGAAAGGAAAGAGAAGTCATGGAGAAGCTTTTGGCAATGCCTGAAGTTAAGGAAGCTTACGTTGTTTACGGAGAGTACGATCTAATTGTTAAAGTTGAGACAGACACGCTCAAGGACTTAGACCAGTTCATAACGGAAAAAATAAGAAAAATGCCTGAAATACAGATGACATCAACGATGATTGCAATCTGA
- a CDS encoding metallophosphoesterase has translation MKKLMVLILIGFVVLSMGCTQKGTTPTESQEKPSGTQITTSTPAQTQAQGINFKEYKRGEIIGNWWKLFDTSVVYVSKGYEDLAKHYFPNAQIKPANEFKSGIAILSPKDARELLRGKPMLITINDYFGYVVYKVGYKFVGQDIGMIVAYKEDNRDRLIFTGNGKAGAGAALKYALEIKEGKRKPKTTYILRRGDFEGVVLKEIGDNNWNGIPENGEYWTIGEIYFKEPFIYNWRIVNGENITVSGGFIRYVNGSRVYIYALGFNVSVEVKNGNGAKITYIVENVNPSIMRIPENAETGDTWIKFTTSEDHFAVQAKDLENFTFLAFGDHRPGSGKKVPEMFLKVRDAMNKDNGVFIIDGGDLVYSGKVDEWGELFKAWKFNKPVFIAVGNHEYQGEGINVYHKYFGPTDYSFVLGNYYFIFMNNVEKGYSLSASQWKWLKNELEKAKKLNKKPIIVMHAPPIDPRPGGNHSMKESEGKKLLELMKEYNAFGIFSHIHIYWYGEKDGVSYVVTGGGGAPLYAKEGEGGFYHYVRISVNGGIHVEPIKVS, from the coding sequence ATGAAAAAACTCATGGTGCTGATTCTGATAGGATTTGTAGTTCTCTCAATGGGATGCACGCAGAAAGGAACAACTCCAACAGAAAGTCAAGAAAAGCCGAGCGGAACTCAAATAACAACTTCCACGCCAGCACAGACTCAAGCTCAGGGAATTAACTTCAAAGAGTACAAGCGTGGGGAAATAATCGGAAATTGGTGGAAGCTTTTTGATACAAGTGTAGTTTATGTCAGCAAGGGATATGAGGACTTAGCGAAGCACTATTTCCCAAATGCTCAGATAAAACCCGCAAATGAATTTAAGAGCGGAATTGCAATTTTAAGCCCAAAAGATGCAAGAGAGCTTTTGAGAGGAAAGCCAATGCTGATAACCATCAACGATTATTTCGGCTATGTGGTTTACAAAGTTGGTTACAAGTTCGTTGGGCAAGATATTGGCATGATAGTGGCATACAAAGAGGACAACAGAGACAGGCTGATCTTTACAGGTAACGGAAAAGCCGGAGCTGGGGCTGCATTGAAATATGCCTTAGAAATTAAAGAGGGAAAAAGAAAACCGAAAACAACATACATCTTAAGAAGAGGGGACTTTGAGGGCGTTGTGCTGAAGGAAATTGGGGACAACAACTGGAACGGAATTCCAGAAAATGGCGAATACTGGACAATTGGGGAAATTTACTTTAAGGAGCCATTTATTTACAACTGGCGTATTGTAAATGGAGAGAACATAACGGTCAGTGGAGGATTCATCAGATACGTAAACGGCTCAAGGGTTTATATCTATGCTTTGGGCTTTAATGTGAGCGTTGAAGTTAAAAACGGAAACGGAGCTAAGATAACATACATTGTTGAAAACGTTAATCCAAGCATTATGAGAATCCCAGAAAATGCAGAAACAGGGGACACATGGATTAAGTTCACGACAAGTGAAGATCATTTTGCAGTTCAGGCAAAAGATCTTGAAAACTTCACTTTCTTAGCCTTTGGTGATCATAGACCTGGAAGTGGGAAAAAAGTTCCGGAAATGTTTCTGAAAGTTAGAGACGCCATGAATAAAGACAACGGGGTTTTCATAATTGACGGCGGGGACTTAGTGTATTCAGGAAAGGTTGATGAATGGGGAGAGCTGTTCAAAGCCTGGAAGTTCAACAAGCCCGTTTTCATAGCCGTGGGCAACCACGAATATCAGGGAGAAGGTATCAATGTATACCACAAATACTTCGGACCAACCGACTATTCCTTTGTCCTTGGGAACTACTACTTCATCTTCATGAACAATGTCGAAAAGGGATACTCTTTAAGTGCCTCACAGTGGAAATGGCTCAAAAATGAGCTTGAAAAAGCAAAGAAACTCAACAAAAAGCCAATAATCGTCATGCATGCTCCACCAATAGACCCCAGACCCGGTGGGAATCACTCAATGAAGGAAAGTGAAGGGAAAAAGCTTCTTGAACTCATGAAAGAGTACAATGCATTTGGAATTTTCAGCCACATCCACATCTACTGGTACGGAGAAAAGGATGGAGTCAGCTATGTGGTTACAGGGGGAGGTGGAGCTCCGTTATATGCAAAAGAAGGCGAGGGTGGATTCTACCACTATGTAAGAATTTCTGTAAATGGAGGAATCCATGTTGAGCCTATAAAAGTCAGTTGA
- a CDS encoding serine/threonine protein kinase: MIEHLISRNELRQFKEFMKRKGVENLTFYSKGTTSLIFIGRYREKRVIVKLERKDTPRKNFKREAEILKLLEGHDITPELIDYGSFEGKEYLVREFAEGKPLLYADVKKHHLIEIAKKTHKLDVLGIDHGQIQGGKHIIIGKSIWIIDFEKASTRRKPKNLTSAMAMLFLSENAISKRIREKFEINTEFLSELRKALKEYKENRDIERILSLLRSL; this comes from the coding sequence ATGATTGAACATTTGATCAGCAGAAATGAGCTGAGACAGTTCAAAGAGTTCATGAAAAGAAAAGGTGTAGAGAATTTGACATTTTATTCAAAAGGGACAACAAGCCTGATTTTTATTGGAAGATATCGGGAAAAGAGGGTTATTGTAAAACTTGAGAGAAAAGACACCCCCCGCAAAAATTTCAAAAGAGAGGCAGAGATTTTAAAACTGCTTGAGGGACATGACATAACTCCAGAACTTATAGACTACGGGAGTTTTGAGGGGAAAGAGTACTTGGTGAGAGAGTTTGCTGAGGGGAAACCTCTGCTGTATGCAGATGTCAAAAAGCATCACTTAATCGAAATTGCAAAAAAGACTCATAAACTCGATGTTCTTGGTATAGATCACGGACAGATTCAGGGCGGAAAGCACATTATAATAGGAAAATCCATATGGATAATTGACTTTGAAAAAGCAAGCACGAGAAGAAAGCCAAAGAACTTAACGTCCGCTATGGCAATGTTGTTTTTGAGTGAAAACGCTATATCGAAGAGAATCCGAGAGAAATTTGAGATAAACACAGAATTCCTCTCAGAATTAAGAAAAGCATTAAAGGAGTACAAAGAAAACAGGGACATTGAAAGAATCCTATCACTTCTTAGAAGCCTTTAA
- a CDS encoding DUF63 family protein — protein sequence MLESIKEFFWIYFIRPMYTREGYNPYNTLVYAFLLGLGVIYSYKYIIKPLKIKVDEKLFWAVTPMVVFGATVRALVDGGVLKPNPLILTPGIFFTAFFLIVPALIADAKLKTYPKVTIAWGTMLALYANYLLVTHVKSFKPYELTIFWTVIFILPVLIFYRFKPFEKLYLYPVLAHLFDIGSTVVAIHYYGYREVHWLENILVTKFGAFIYYPWILFILIVVYYGLKYLVPDEEERRYWYLAIYILGLGPAIRDPAQMILQLAG from the coding sequence ATGCTTGAATCAATAAAGGAATTCTTCTGGATTTACTTCATAAGACCTATGTACACAAGAGAAGGCTACAACCCATACAATACGCTCGTATATGCGTTTCTCCTTGGTTTGGGCGTCATATATTCCTACAAATACATAATCAAACCCTTAAAGATCAAAGTTGATGAAAAGCTTTTCTGGGCTGTTACCCCCATGGTTGTCTTTGGAGCAACTGTCAGAGCGTTAGTTGATGGTGGAGTACTGAAGCCCAACCCTCTGATCTTAACACCCGGAATATTTTTCACAGCATTTTTCCTGATTGTTCCCGCTTTAATAGCCGATGCAAAGCTGAAAACATACCCAAAAGTTACGATAGCTTGGGGTACGATGTTGGCATTATATGCAAATTACCTTCTTGTAACACACGTTAAAAGCTTCAAACCTTATGAGCTCACGATTTTCTGGACGGTAATTTTTATACTCCCGGTTCTGATTTTCTACAGGTTTAAGCCTTTCGAGAAGCTCTATTTATATCCCGTTTTGGCACATCTATTCGACATAGGCTCAACGGTTGTAGCAATACACTATTACGGCTACAGAGAAGTCCACTGGCTTGAAAACATCCTCGTTACAAAATTTGGGGCATTCATTTACTACCCATGGATACTGTTCATACTCATAGTGGTTTATTACGGCCTAAAATACCTGGTGCCAGACGAAGAAGAGAGAAGATACTGGTATCTGGCAATTTACATTCTCGGCTTGGGTCCAGCGATAAGGGATCCAGCGCAGATGATTTTACAGCTTGCTGGTTAG
- a CDS encoding Lrp/AsnC family transcriptional regulator, with amino-acid sequence MASVDKKDEEILKELRKNGRATLTELGRKIGLSPASIKNRIEKLESLGAIKGYSAIVDPTFLNEFIQAIIEVELLVDNEAVDRMLYNISRLDNVIGVYRKTGEFQILIRANFKDVPQLKEFVKSLSVKYLGKNMKRAKVSVIMDTFKEGGVIMQERKTRRRRRQLR; translated from the coding sequence ATGGCAAGCGTTGATAAAAAAGATGAGGAGATTCTCAAAGAGCTCAGGAAAAACGGTAGGGCTACTCTGACCGAGTTGGGAAGAAAAATTGGACTTTCACCTGCAAGCATAAAGAACAGAATTGAAAAGCTTGAAAGCTTGGGTGCCATCAAAGGATACTCTGCAATAGTTGATCCAACCTTTCTAAATGAGTTTATTCAGGCAATAATTGAAGTCGAGCTCCTTGTTGACAATGAAGCTGTTGATAGAATGCTCTATAACATAAGCAGGCTTGACAATGTCATTGGAGTTTACAGAAAAACTGGAGAATTTCAGATTTTGATACGGGCAAACTTTAAGGATGTCCCTCAGCTTAAGGAATTCGTAAAAAGTCTCTCAGTAAAGTATCTTGGAAAGAACATGAAAAGAGCGAAGGTTTCGGTTATTATGGATACCTTCAAGGAAGGCGGTGTAATAATGCAGGAGAGAAAAACAAGAAGGCGGAGAAGACAGCTAAGGTGA
- a CDS encoding cupin domain-containing protein — translation MFVGHYLDVEEKEVTIEGVEKTTIRWLISPKIGAKNFAMRYFVIKKGGKIPTHQHPWEHEIFVIKGEGYITNGRKTVKVVPGSFLYIPPNEPHGYENPDSETFEFLCIIPVTEKSIPPEEKGD, via the coding sequence GTGTTCGTTGGGCATTATCTTGATGTTGAGGAAAAGGAAGTTACGATAGAAGGAGTTGAGAAAACAACAATTAGATGGCTCATTTCTCCAAAAATTGGGGCAAAGAACTTTGCAATGAGGTACTTTGTAATTAAAAAGGGAGGGAAAATTCCTACGCATCAGCATCCTTGGGAGCATGAAATATTTGTGATCAAAGGAGAGGGATACATAACAAACGGTAGAAAGACTGTAAAGGTTGTTCCGGGCAGCTTTTTATACATTCCGCCAAATGAACCTCATGGTTATGAGAACCCAGATTCGGAAACCTTTGAGTTCCTCTGCATAATTCCTGTAACCGAGAAGAGCATTCCTCCCGAGGAAAAAGGGGATTGA
- a CDS encoding DUF5814 domain-containing protein, whose translation MLFVIRKGRKKNELEAYYIEKEPEKLSQMQNLKADKIYRLIMRDNRLFKVLEGSQYRNPKEIEKLLRQARVVLVDADEWENYFKVRLQNKRVEKAHLCRFCLLNGEITVLTEGNRVKFHNEYICERCAEEELKNELRYRFRSLGMFDQAKKLLQRFRDLDKVLMVFDPRFDPTKNPEVTKWDELKPKKIKVKKLNIDELEIPEEFKDVLKSEGIRELLPVQSLAIQHGLLKGKNLLIVSATASGKTLIGELAGVPKALKGEKMLFLVPLVALANQKYEDFKRRYSRLGLRVAIRVGMSRIKTKDELVVVDTGIDADIIVGTYEGIDYLLRAGRKIGRVGTIVIDEIHMIDDEERGARLDGLIARLRELYPKAQFIGLSATIGNPEELAEELGLRLVVYDERPVALERHVILARNESEKWRYIAQLAKAEAMRKSKQGYKGQTIVFTFSRKRCHELAAFLTSRGLKAKPYHSGLPYHQRKLTEMEFQAQMLDVVVTTAALGAGVDFPASQVIFESLAMGNKWLSVREFHQMLGRAGRPLYHEKGKVYLIIEPGKKYSAQMEQSEDEVAFRLLTAPIEPVYLEWSDEMEQDQVLAHACVFSYLDDIEEVQSKCLGANQSAEKVLEKLEEYDFIKLKGKLVNVTPYGRAVSMSFLLPSEAQFIRENLTKKSPREIAITLLPFENVYLSGTLQRELEGAVRGRLSANIFSPSFASILEELEKVIPELSPNAQERLFTIYQDFFMCEEKECTEYAMHRISDRIMELRREGKHPTQISEYFRKMYGLILYPGDIFTWLDGIIRKLEAVERIAKVFRVKDAEFEARTLRRELEEGRKLRRD comes from the coding sequence ATGCTGTTTGTAATCAGGAAAGGCAGAAAAAAGAATGAGCTTGAAGCATACTACATTGAGAAGGAACCTGAAAAACTTTCTCAGATGCAGAATTTGAAGGCTGATAAAATTTATCGATTGATTATGAGAGACAACCGTTTGTTTAAAGTTCTTGAAGGTAGTCAGTACAGAAATCCCAAAGAGATTGAGAAACTTTTGAGACAGGCGAGGGTTGTTTTGGTAGATGCAGATGAATGGGAAAATTATTTTAAAGTGAGACTTCAAAACAAGAGGGTTGAAAAAGCCCATCTCTGCCGTTTTTGTCTCCTCAATGGGGAGATAACCGTCTTAACTGAAGGAAATAGGGTAAAATTCCATAATGAGTATATTTGTGAGAGATGTGCGGAGGAAGAGCTCAAAAACGAGTTAAGGTATCGCTTCAGGAGTTTGGGAATGTTTGACCAGGCAAAGAAGCTTTTGCAGCGATTTAGAGATTTAGATAAGGTTCTAATGGTTTTTGATCCAAGATTTGATCCGACCAAGAATCCTGAAGTTACAAAATGGGACGAGCTTAAGCCGAAGAAGATTAAAGTCAAAAAACTGAATATTGACGAGCTTGAAATTCCAGAAGAGTTCAAAGATGTGTTAAAGAGTGAGGGCATAAGGGAGCTTTTACCGGTTCAGAGCTTGGCTATTCAGCATGGTCTGTTAAAAGGAAAAAATCTTCTCATTGTTTCAGCCACAGCGAGCGGAAAAACCCTCATAGGGGAATTGGCTGGAGTCCCTAAGGCACTAAAAGGGGAGAAAATGCTTTTTTTGGTCCCCCTTGTGGCTTTGGCAAATCAAAAATATGAAGACTTTAAGAGAAGATATTCCAGGCTTGGCTTAAGAGTTGCCATAAGAGTTGGTATGAGCAGAATTAAGACCAAAGACGAGCTCGTCGTTGTGGATACTGGAATTGATGCCGACATAATTGTAGGAACTTATGAGGGAATCGACTACTTGTTAAGGGCTGGCAGAAAAATTGGAAGAGTTGGAACTATTGTCATTGATGAAATTCACATGATTGATGACGAGGAGAGAGGGGCAAGATTAGATGGTTTAATAGCGAGATTAAGGGAGCTCTATCCAAAAGCTCAGTTCATTGGGCTGAGTGCTACAATTGGAAATCCCGAAGAGCTTGCAGAAGAGCTTGGGCTTAGGTTGGTTGTCTATGACGAAAGACCAGTGGCTCTGGAGAGGCATGTCATTTTGGCAAGAAACGAGAGTGAGAAATGGCGCTACATAGCTCAATTAGCTAAAGCTGAGGCCATGAGAAAATCGAAGCAAGGCTATAAAGGTCAGACCATAGTTTTCACCTTTTCAAGGAAGAGATGTCATGAGCTGGCTGCGTTTTTAACAAGCAGAGGATTGAAGGCAAAGCCCTATCACTCTGGCTTGCCTTATCATCAAAGAAAGCTCACAGAGATGGAGTTTCAAGCTCAGATGCTTGATGTTGTTGTAACTACGGCTGCTTTAGGGGCGGGAGTTGATTTTCCAGCGAGTCAGGTAATTTTTGAAAGCCTGGCAATGGGAAATAAGTGGCTGAGCGTTAGGGAGTTTCATCAAATGCTTGGAAGAGCTGGGAGACCTCTCTATCATGAAAAAGGAAAGGTTTACCTCATAATTGAACCTGGAAAGAAGTACTCAGCTCAAATGGAGCAAAGCGAAGATGAAGTTGCATTTAGGCTGTTAACAGCACCTATTGAACCCGTTTATCTTGAGTGGAGCGATGAGATGGAGCAGGATCAGGTTTTGGCTCATGCATGTGTGTTCTCATACTTGGACGATATAGAAGAAGTTCAGAGTAAATGTTTAGGCGCAAATCAAAGTGCTGAAAAGGTTTTGGAGAAGCTTGAGGAATATGATTTCATTAAACTCAAAGGCAAGCTCGTGAATGTTACTCCTTACGGAAGAGCCGTCAGCATGAGCTTTTTGCTGCCAAGTGAAGCTCAGTTCATACGAGAAAACCTCACAAAGAAAAGTCCAAGAGAGATTGCAATCACGCTTTTACCTTTTGAAAATGTTTATCTCAGCGGAACTTTGCAGAGGGAGCTGGAAGGGGCTGTTAGGGGAAGGCTGAGTGCTAACATCTTTTCTCCAAGCTTTGCTTCCATCTTAGAGGAACTTGAAAAAGTTATCCCAGAGCTCAGCCCAAATGCTCAAGAGAGGCTCTTCACGATTTATCAGGATTTCTTTATGTGTGAAGAAAAAGAGTGCACTGAGTATGCGATGCACAGAATAAGCGACCGCATCATGGAGCTGAGGAGGGAGGGGAAGCATCCAACCCAGATAAGCGAGTATTTCAGAAAGATGTACGGCTTAATTCTTTATCCCGGGGACATATTTACATGGCTTGACGGCATAATTAGAAAGCTTGAGGCAGTTGAGAGGATTGCAAAGGTGTTTAGGGTTAAGGATGCAGAGTTTGAGGCAAGGACTTTGAGAAGAGAGCTCGAAGAAGGGAGAAAGTTAAGGCGAGACTAA
- a CDS encoding TIGR00153 family protein, whose product MQVWTKLFAKSPFKSLIKHAEVVLETVETLERALELWHEGKYQEMEKVAVEVDNLEDIADRIKEEIRDSLTTKLFMPVNRNDILEYLHMQDKIADAAEDTAKWLLIKRPKEIPEEIKGIILKMGKESIKAAKLVHNAILQMDTVIESGFSEKEIEREYELIKEIESVENKIDGLDTKLMKLVFENEDKLSWGDGIYILNIARTLSNISDKAKDSAERIRLMMNK is encoded by the coding sequence ATGCAGGTTTGGACTAAGCTCTTTGCAAAAAGTCCGTTTAAGTCCTTAATAAAGCATGCCGAAGTTGTACTGGAAACTGTTGAAACCCTCGAGAGAGCCCTTGAGCTGTGGCATGAAGGAAAATACCAAGAGATGGAAAAGGTTGCCGTTGAAGTTGATAACTTGGAGGATATCGCCGACAGGATTAAAGAAGAAATTAGAGACAGTCTAACGACAAAGCTCTTCATGCCTGTAAACAGAAATGATATCTTAGAGTACCTCCACATGCAGGATAAAATAGCGGATGCTGCTGAAGACACTGCAAAATGGCTCCTCATAAAGAGACCCAAAGAAATTCCGGAAGAGATTAAAGGGATAATCTTAAAAATGGGAAAGGAAAGCATTAAAGCTGCGAAGCTTGTTCACAATGCAATACTCCAGATGGACACTGTGATCGAGAGCGGCTTCAGTGAGAAGGAGATTGAAAGGGAATATGAGCTAATAAAAGAGATAGAGAGTGTTGAGAACAAGATAGATGGACTCGACACGAAGCTCATGAAACTCGTTTTCGAAAATGAAGACAAGCTCAGCTGGGGGGATGGAATTTACATTTTAAACATAGCAAGAACGCTCAGCAACATATCAGACAAGGCTAAGGACTCAGCAGAGAGAATAAGGCTTATGATGAACAAATGA